A region from the candidate division WOR-1 bacterium RIFOXYB2_FULL_36_35 genome encodes:
- a CDS encoding 3-isopropylmalate dehydratase small subunit, with product MQGKAWKFKDNIDTDLIIPARYLNTSDPAELAKHCMEDADPTWINKMQKGDFIVGGENFGCGSSREHAPIAIKESGVSAVIAKSFARIFYRNAINIGLPILESPEAVDGINEGDEIEVELAKGNITNKTTGKIYKAQAFPEFMQKLIDAGGLIEYIKRKR from the coding sequence ATGCAAGGCAAAGCTTGGAAATTTAAAGATAATATTGATACTGATTTAATTATCCCTGCAAGATATTTAAACACCTCCGATCCCGCGGAGCTTGCGAAACATTGCATGGAAGATGCTGATCCTACATGGATAAATAAAATGCAAAAAGGTGATTTTATCGTCGGCGGCGAAAACTTTGGGTGTGGGTCTTCTCGTGAACATGCTCCAATTGCCATAAAAGAATCAGGCGTTTCAGCCGTTATCGCAAAATCGTTTGCTAGGATATTTTATCGCAATGCTATAAACATAGGTCTTCCTATCCTTGAATCTCCTGAAGCTGTTGACGGAATAAACGAAGGAGACGAAATTGAGGTTGAGTTAGCCAAAGGAAATATTACCAACAAAACAACAGGCAAGATTTACAAAGCCCAAGCCTTTCCTGAATTCATGCAAAAACTGATTGATGCCGGCGGGCTTATCGAATATATCAAGAGAAAAAGATAA
- a CDS encoding 3-isopropylmalate dehydratase large subunit, whose protein sequence is MQQTMSQKILAKHAGLKEVEPGQLINCKVDLVLGNDITSPPAIKEFAKIGVAKVFNKKKIYLVPDHFTPAKDIKSAEQVKMMREFAKKYGIVNFFEIGCMGVEHALLPEMGAIIPGDLIIGADSHTCTYGALGAFSTGVGSTDMAAAMATGEVWFKVPEQLKFIFKGKLKKWVEAKDLILYTIGQIGVDGARYMSMEFTGPAIEKLSIEGRLTMANMAIEAGGKNGIFAPDQKTYEYLKTKMKLGSWSVVSDLWSNLQSDPDAVYKHTYNWDVSTIEPQVAFPHLPSNTKPVSKCKNIKIDQSVIGSCTNGRIEDLRIAAKILKGKKRNKNVRLIIIPATQAIYSQAMKEGLIDIFMKAEAAVSTPTCGPCLGGHMGILAEDERSIATTNRNFVGRMGHPKSEVYLSNVAVAAASAVAGYIVSPADLC, encoded by the coding sequence ATGCAACAAACAATGTCACAAAAAATATTAGCTAAACATGCGGGGTTGAAAGAAGTCGAACCCGGACAACTTATCAACTGCAAAGTTGATCTTGTACTTGGGAATGATATTACATCCCCACCCGCCATAAAAGAATTCGCAAAAATTGGAGTTGCAAAAGTTTTCAACAAAAAGAAAATCTATCTTGTGCCCGATCATTTTACCCCTGCCAAAGATATAAAATCTGCGGAACAGGTTAAGATGATGCGTGAATTTGCCAAAAAATATGGGATAGTCAATTTTTTTGAGATTGGCTGCATGGGTGTTGAACATGCTCTGCTTCCAGAAATGGGAGCAATAATTCCGGGAGATTTAATTATAGGCGCTGATTCTCACACCTGTACATACGGAGCTCTTGGAGCATTCTCAACAGGAGTTGGATCAACAGACATGGCGGCTGCAATGGCAACTGGCGAAGTTTGGTTTAAAGTTCCAGAGCAGTTAAAATTCATCTTTAAAGGCAAGCTTAAAAAATGGGTCGAAGCAAAAGATTTGATCCTTTACACAATAGGGCAAATAGGTGTAGACGGCGCACGGTATATGTCTATGGAGTTTACAGGTCCCGCGATTGAAAAGCTTTCTATTGAAGGCCGTTTGACAATGGCCAATATGGCGATTGAGGCAGGTGGAAAGAATGGAATTTTTGCTCCTGACCAAAAGACTTATGAGTATCTAAAGACAAAAATGAAATTAGGTTCATGGTCTGTGGTCAGTGATCTGTGGTCTAATCTCCAGTCCGATCCCGATGCAGTCTATAAACACACATACAACTGGGATGTCTCAACAATCGAGCCACAAGTCGCCTTCCCTCATTTGCCAAGCAACACAAAGCCTGTGAGTAAATGTAAGAACATAAAAATCGACCAGTCTGTAATCGGTTCATGCACAAACGGTCGTATTGAAGATTTACGAATTGCAGCAAAAATACTAAAAGGGAAAAAGAGAAATAAGAATGTAAGGCTAATAATTATTCCTGCGACACAAGCAATTTACAGTCAAGCCATGAAAGAAGGCTTAATCGACATATTTATGAAAGCGGAAGCGGCAGTCTCAACTCCAACCTGCGGACCGTGCCTTGGCGGGCATATGGGAATATTGGCGGAAGATGAAAGATCAATTGCTACTACAAATCGAAACTTTGTAGGAAGAATGGGTCATCCAAAGTCGGAAGTTTATCTTTCAAATGTTGCAGTGGCGGCAGCCTCTGCTGTAGCAGGATATATTGTAAGCCCTGCGGATTTGTGTTAA